The Flavobacterium sp. HJ-32-4 genome contains a region encoding:
- a CDS encoding aldo/keto reductase family oxidoreductase, translating to MKTALSPVIAGTMNWGAWDKKLGAREMAHVINVCLENGISTFDHADIYGGYTTEKDFGVAFAQSGLQRERIQIVTKCGIQHLSPNRTNRIKHYNYDRDYIIWSVENSLKNLQTDYVDVLLLHRPSPLMVADEIAEAVGQLKKDGKILEFGLSNFTSSQTELIRQKTEVSYNQIQFSATQHEAMLDGSLDYMQVNGIRPMSWNPLGTVFREDNAQTRRLKKLLAGLVDKYHFGSDTLLLAWILQHPAGIIPIAGTVNTARIQLLMKATELQLDREDWFAIWAESMGHDVP from the coding sequence TTGAAAACTGCGTTATCGCCCGTGATTGCTGGTACGATGAACTGGGGAGCATGGGACAAAAAACTGGGTGCGCGGGAGATGGCGCACGTCATCAATGTCTGTCTCGAAAATGGCATTTCAACATTTGATCATGCCGATATTTATGGAGGATATACTACAGAGAAGGATTTCGGCGTTGCGTTTGCCCAAAGTGGCCTCCAGCGCGAGCGAATCCAGATCGTGACCAAGTGTGGGATCCAACATCTGTCGCCCAACCGGACCAACCGGATCAAACATTATAATTACGACCGCGACTACATCATCTGGTCGGTTGAAAACTCCCTCAAAAACCTGCAGACCGACTACGTCGACGTATTGTTGTTGCATCGCCCGAGTCCGTTGATGGTGGCCGATGAAATCGCAGAGGCGGTCGGGCAATTGAAGAAAGACGGTAAGATCCTTGAATTCGGACTTTCGAATTTCACCTCGTCCCAAACCGAACTCATCCGGCAAAAGACCGAGGTATCCTACAATCAAATTCAGTTTTCAGCTACGCAGCATGAAGCCATGCTTGACGGCAGCCTTGATTATATGCAGGTCAATGGCATCCGCCCGATGTCGTGGAATCCACTCGGGACCGTTTTTCGTGAGGACAACGCACAGACACGGCGACTCAAAAAACTGCTGGCCGGTTTGGTAGACAAATACCATTTTGGCTCCGATACGCTCTTGCTTGCCTGGATACTGCAGCATCCGGCTGGGATTATCCCGATTGCCGGCACCGTGAATACGGCCCGGATACAATTGCTGATGAAAGCGACGGAATTGCAGTTAGACCGCGAAGATTGGTTTGCCATCTGGGCGGAAAGTATGGGACACGATGTTCCGTAA
- a CDS encoding MoxR family ATPase translates to MEEVTASTDIRAINEKIERESAFIDLLTMEMNKVIVGQKQMVERLLIGLLGQGHILLEGVPGLAKTLAINTLSQAVHGSFSRIQFTPDLLPADVVGTMIYNIKQNEFSIKKGPIFANFVLADEINRAPAKVQSALLEAMQEKQVTIGDTSFKLDRPFLVLATQNPIEQEGTYPLPEAQVDRFMLKVVIDYPKMDEERLVIRQNLKGAFEKVQQVISLEQILRAQEAVREVYMDEKIEKYILDIIFATRFPEKYKLEKIKPLIGFGASPRGSINLATAAKCYAFIKRRGYVIPEDVRAVVHDVLRHRIGVTYEAEAENVTSVDIINKIVNEVEVP, encoded by the coding sequence ATGGAAGAAGTCACTGCCTCTACTGACATTAGGGCAATCAATGAGAAAATCGAAAGGGAGAGTGCCTTTATCGATTTGCTGACCATGGAAATGAATAAGGTGATCGTCGGCCAGAAACAAATGGTCGAGCGCCTTTTGATCGGATTGCTCGGACAAGGCCACATCCTGCTGGAGGGCGTTCCGGGACTTGCCAAAACCCTCGCGATCAACACCCTGTCACAGGCCGTACACGGTTCCTTCAGCCGTATACAGTTTACGCCTGACCTCCTTCCGGCTGACGTAGTCGGAACCATGATCTACAACATCAAACAAAACGAGTTCTCGATCAAGAAAGGACCCATCTTCGCCAACTTCGTACTGGCGGATGAGATCAACCGGGCACCGGCAAAGGTGCAGTCGGCCCTACTGGAAGCCATGCAGGAAAAGCAGGTGACCATTGGTGATACGTCGTTTAAACTCGACAGGCCTTTCCTCGTGCTCGCGACCCAAAACCCGATTGAGCAGGAAGGTACTTATCCGTTACCGGAAGCCCAGGTCGACCGCTTCATGTTGAAAGTCGTCATCGATTATCCGAAGATGGACGAAGAGCGACTGGTGATCCGCCAAAACCTGAAAGGCGCTTTCGAAAAAGTACAGCAGGTGATTTCACTTGAGCAAATCCTGCGTGCACAGGAAGCCGTCCGGGAAGTATATATGGACGAAAAAATCGAGAAATACATCCTCGACATCATCTTCGCCACCCGTTTCCCTGAAAAATACAAACTCGAAAAAATCAAACCACTTATCGGTTTCGGCGCTTCACCACGGGGTAGTATCAACCTCGCAACCGCGGCGAAGTGCTACGCCTTCATCAAACGTCGGGGTTACGTCATACCAGAAGACGTACGTGCGGTCGTGCACGATGTGTTGCGCCACCGTATCGGCGTGACCTACGAAGCGGAAGCCGAAAACGTAACGTCGGTAGACATCATCAACAAGATCGTAAACGAAGTCGAAGTACCATAA
- a CDS encoding SDR family NAD(P)-dependent oxidoreductase: MKTALITGATSGIGRATAQRFAEHGIRLIICGRREDRLSELQAELGVLTDVTTLSFDIRDKAAVFESVASLPETFSQIDILVNNAGNAHGLEPIQDGDTDDWDAMIDGNVKGLLYISRAVLPGMVARRSGHVINIGSISGKEVYANGTVYCATKFAVDALNRGMRLDLNAVGIRVGAIHPGMVETEFSEVRFKGDTTRAQSVYQGLQPLRPEDIADVIHFVVTRPYHVNIADLLILPTAQASTTMVNRQP; this comes from the coding sequence ATGAAAACAGCACTCATAACAGGCGCTACCAGCGGCATCGGGCGCGCTACGGCCCAGCGTTTTGCCGAGCACGGCATCCGGCTGATTATATGCGGACGAAGGGAAGACCGCCTGTCAGAACTTCAGGCTGAATTGGGCGTGTTGACCGATGTAACGACGCTTTCGTTTGATATCCGTGACAAGGCCGCCGTGTTCGAATCGGTGGCGTCGCTACCGGAAACCTTTTCCCAGATTGATATATTGGTCAACAATGCGGGGAATGCCCACGGACTGGAACCGATCCAGGACGGCGATACCGATGATTGGGACGCGATGATCGACGGCAACGTAAAGGGACTTCTCTATATCTCCCGTGCCGTATTGCCGGGAATGGTGGCCCGCCGCTCAGGTCATGTCATCAACATCGGATCGATTTCGGGGAAAGAAGTATATGCGAACGGTACCGTATATTGTGCTACCAAGTTTGCGGTCGATGCGTTAAACCGCGGCATGCGCCTAGATCTCAATGCAGTGGGAATTCGTGTCGGCGCCATCCATCCCGGGATGGTGGAAACCGAGTTTTCGGAAGTACGCTTTAAAGGCGATACCACCCGCGCCCAATCTGTCTACCAGGGGTTACAACCCTTGCGGCCGGAAGACATTGCCGACGTCATTCATTTTGTCGTCACCCGTCCGTACCATGTGAATATTGCGGATTTGCTCATATTGCCTACCGCACAGGCGTCGACCACGATGGTAAACCGACAGCCATGA
- a CDS encoding DUF58 domain-containing protein: MDTKELLKKVRKIEIKTRRLSDHIFSGEYHTSFKGRGMTFSEVRQYQFGDDVRAIDWNVTARYNEPFVKVFEEERELTMMLVVDISGSESFGTQNQFKRDTITEIAATLAFSAMNNNDKIGLILFSDQIELYIPPKKGKSHVLRIIRELIEFEPKSHRTDIGQAIRFLSGVMKKKAITFIISDFLSEPYDQPLKIAAKRHDITGIRIYDVRETKIPNLGLVPMVDAETGAVQLVQTGSRSVRMKYEAYYASKVAYFSDIFKKCGAGTISARTDESYVTKLLGYFKSRG; this comes from the coding sequence ATGGATACGAAAGAGCTTTTAAAGAAGGTCCGCAAAATCGAGATCAAAACCCGTCGCCTGAGTGATCACATCTTCTCGGGTGAATACCACACGTCGTTCAAAGGCCGTGGTATGACGTTCTCGGAGGTGCGCCAATACCAGTTCGGCGACGACGTGCGCGCCATCGACTGGAACGTAACCGCGCGCTATAACGAACCGTTCGTGAAGGTTTTTGAGGAAGAACGGGAACTCACGATGATGCTGGTGGTCGACATCAGCGGATCGGAGAGTTTCGGCACGCAGAACCAGTTCAAACGCGACACCATCACCGAAATAGCGGCAACGCTGGCGTTCTCGGCGATGAACAACAATGACAAAATCGGACTCATCCTGTTTTCCGACCAAATCGAACTCTATATTCCGCCTAAAAAAGGAAAATCGCACGTGTTGCGCATCATTCGTGAACTCATTGAGTTCGAGCCTAAAAGCCATCGCACGGATATCGGACAGGCCATTCGCTTCCTTTCGGGCGTCATGAAGAAAAAGGCCATCACGTTCATCATCTCTGACTTCCTGTCGGAACCATATGACCAACCGTTGAAAATCGCGGCCAAACGCCATGACATCACCGGCATCCGCATTTATGACGTGAGGGAAACCAAAATCCCGAATCTGGGACTCGTGCCGATGGTCGACGCCGAAACCGGTGCCGTCCAGTTGGTGCAGACCGGATCGAGGTCGGTGCGGATGAAATACGAAGCGTATTATGCCTCGAAAGTGGCGTACTTTTCCGATATCTTCAAAAAATGCGGCGCCGGCACCATCAGCGCCCGGACGGATGAAAGCTACGTGACTAAGTTATTAGGATACTTCAAATCAAGGGGATAA